A window of Ardenticatena maritima contains these coding sequences:
- the rpoD gene encoding RNA polymerase sigma factor RpoD, translating to MNTVQEQIQSAKALLEKARERGYVTANELLDVFPEAEEALSQLDEIFELLEEEGIRVFQTEEEAKAEMARQTPASWNELQMDMESAVPETPVYDLSGIDIEDTVSLYLREVGSVPLLTAEQEVELAKQMEAGRMARERLEAGEYADDIEKAQLERLVRLGEMARDHLIKANSRLVVSIAKRYMNQGVPFLDLIQEGNLGLMRAVDKFDYKRGYKFSTYATWWIRQAITRAIADQGRTIRVPVHMSDRIRKLYGVSRELEQKLGREPTPQEIAEAMDISPQKVRWMLRISRRPLSLEKPVGEDGDSELGAFIEDEDSPAPTDVASNKLLRQELERALSTIDPREARILRLRFGLVDGRAHTLEELGQKFGLTRERIRQIEGEALRRLRHPSRSRRLKDYLNP from the coding sequence GTGAATACGGTGCAAGAACAAATTCAAAGCGCCAAAGCCTTGCTCGAAAAAGCGCGCGAGCGCGGCTATGTGACCGCCAATGAGCTGTTGGATGTGTTTCCTGAGGCGGAAGAAGCCTTGAGCCAGCTTGATGAAATTTTTGAGTTGCTCGAAGAAGAGGGCATTCGCGTTTTTCAGACCGAGGAAGAAGCCAAAGCCGAAATGGCGCGGCAAACGCCTGCTTCCTGGAATGAGCTGCAGATGGATATGGAATCGGCTGTGCCGGAAACGCCGGTGTATGACCTTTCAGGCATTGATATTGAAGACACAGTCAGCCTGTACCTGCGCGAAGTCGGGAGCGTGCCGCTGTTGACTGCTGAGCAGGAAGTCGAATTGGCGAAGCAGATGGAAGCCGGCCGCATGGCGCGCGAACGCCTGGAAGCGGGTGAATACGCTGATGATATTGAAAAAGCGCAGCTGGAACGCCTTGTGCGTTTGGGTGAGATGGCGCGCGATCACCTCATCAAGGCAAACTCGCGGTTGGTGGTGAGCATTGCCAAGCGGTACATGAACCAGGGTGTGCCCTTCCTCGACCTGATTCAGGAAGGCAACCTGGGTTTGATGCGTGCGGTGGACAAGTTCGACTACAAACGTGGGTACAAGTTCAGCACGTATGCCACATGGTGGATTCGCCAGGCGATTACACGTGCGATTGCCGACCAGGGGCGTACCATCCGCGTGCCGGTTCACATGAGCGATCGGATTCGCAAGTTGTATGGCGTGAGCCGTGAATTGGAGCAAAAGCTGGGCCGCGAACCGACGCCGCAAGAAATTGCCGAAGCGATGGACATTTCACCTCAAAAAGTACGCTGGATGTTGCGTATCAGCCGCCGCCCGTTGAGCCTGGAAAAGCCGGTGGGTGAAGATGGAGACAGCGAATTGGGCGCTTTCATTGAAGATGAAGATTCGCCCGCCCCAACGGATGTCGCCAGCAACAAGTTACTGCGCCAGGAGCTGGAACGTGCACTGAGTACCATTGACCCGCGCGAGGCGCGTATTTTGCGCTTGCGCTTTGGGCTGGTGGATGGGCGCGCGCATACGCTGGAAGAGCTGGGGCAAAAGTTTGGGCTTACACGCGAACGTATCCGCCAGATTGAAGGTGAAGCTCTGCGCCGACTGCGCCACCCCAGCCGGAGCCGCCGGCTGAAAGATTACCTCAATCCTTGA
- a CDS encoding MFS transporter, whose product MRAKRLFGTEPWHRTLAIAFLAQLMAGLGFSLVFPFLPLYVQYLGIRTSGSVEFWSGIVFAVQAFTMMLSAPVWGSLADRYGRKLMVQRATFGGAVILLAMGFARSAEELAILRAIQGLITGTVTATIALVAAATPRKHSGFALGLLQVALWAGIAVGPVIGGVMADTVGFRATFILTSTLLFLAGVLVHFGIHEPPRTPQPTEARPSLLQSWREVLHLPGVLPTFVVRFLNNVSRMSVMPLLPLFVQSLMSNSNAVGTMTGLVSGIGSAMSTLSAVVLGRVGDKVGHKRVLVFAAILAAAGYVPQALVTSPWQLILLNGITGAAVGGILPALGALLAQYSPPGHEGAVYGLDASVGSAGRTVAPIVGSAIAMWFGIRATFVFAGAVFALAALLALRLPPPSEEMVEEEEGVEKEIEKATATLRPLAR is encoded by the coding sequence ATGCGCGCAAAACGGCTATTTGGCACTGAACCGTGGCATCGCACCCTGGCGATTGCCTTCCTTGCGCAACTCATGGCGGGGCTGGGGTTTTCTCTGGTCTTTCCCTTTCTCCCGCTCTACGTGCAATATCTGGGTATCCGTACCAGCGGCAGTGTGGAGTTTTGGTCGGGGATTGTTTTTGCGGTACAAGCCTTCACGATGATGCTCAGCGCCCCCGTGTGGGGGAGCCTGGCCGACCGCTATGGGCGCAAACTCATGGTCCAACGTGCAACCTTCGGCGGGGCGGTCATTCTCCTGGCGATGGGGTTTGCCCGCTCCGCAGAAGAATTGGCCATTCTCCGCGCCATCCAGGGGCTGATTACCGGCACCGTCACCGCCACCATTGCGCTGGTGGCCGCCGCCACGCCGCGCAAGCACAGCGGCTTTGCGCTTGGATTGCTGCAAGTGGCGCTTTGGGCAGGCATCGCCGTCGGTCCCGTCATTGGCGGCGTCATGGCTGATACGGTCGGCTTTCGCGCCACGTTCATCCTCACGTCCACCTTGCTCTTTCTGGCCGGCGTGCTGGTGCATTTCGGCATTCACGAACCGCCACGCACACCACAACCCACAGAAGCGCGCCCCAGCCTGCTGCAAAGTTGGCGCGAGGTGCTCCATTTGCCCGGCGTGCTGCCGACCTTTGTCGTGCGTTTCCTCAACAATGTAAGCCGCATGTCCGTGATGCCCCTGCTTCCGCTCTTCGTTCAATCACTGATGAGCAACAGCAACGCCGTCGGCACGATGACGGGGCTGGTCAGCGGTATCGGTTCGGCAATGAGCACATTGAGCGCTGTTGTGTTAGGGCGTGTGGGCGACAAAGTCGGGCACAAGCGCGTGCTGGTGTTTGCCGCCATACTGGCCGCCGCCGGCTATGTGCCGCAAGCACTGGTGACATCACCCTGGCAGTTGATTCTGCTCAATGGCATTACCGGCGCTGCGGTGGGGGGGATTTTGCCGGCCTTGGGGGCGTTGCTGGCGCAATACAGCCCACCCGGCCACGAGGGTGCGGTCTATGGGCTGGATGCTTCGGTCGGTTCAGCGGGGCGCACGGTGGCGCCCATCGTCGGTTCAGCCATTGCCATGTGGTTTGGCATTCGCGCGACGTTTGTTTTTGCGGGCGCTGTTTTTGCGCTGGCGGCGCTTCTGGCGCTCCGATTGCCGCCGCCATCCGAAGAAATGGTTGAAGAAGAGGAAGGGGTGGAAAAAGAAATCGAGAAGGCGACTGCAACCCTGCGACCGCTGGCGCGCTAA
- a CDS encoding S8 family serine peptidase: MKTRIAVMLAVLLAAVSVFTVVRAEQPTPAAGEKLQLEPATAEPVSPFSLGDEGRVIQPKDAKGDEWYIVQMKEPPLALYEGGIQGLAPTANSVTGARKLDVTSPASQAYLAYLDTLHAQRLNAIEQALGRDVEKLFDYKVAFNGFAIRLSPDEAETVAKVPGVRMVQRNFYRYPLTDAGPEWIGAPTIWNDFAYKGEGVIVGVIDTGINMDHPSFADVGDDGYDHTNPWGAGNYVGWCDPNNANYDPQWVCNDKLIGVWDFHDAVGDESDGPEDGDGHGSHTASTAAGNVVYSPTLYSTTATDPVYPPTPVFAFTKISGVAPHANIVAYDACGPEGCAGVALVAAIDQTVVDGVDVINYSIGGGSSDPWNDADAQAFFGAWSAGIVPVTSAGNSGPGPSTIGSPADAPWMISVGASTHNRKMINALINMTGTVGTPPPDLYGTSVTPGYGPAPIVYAGWYDNDGDGDTDADDAQCLQPFAPGTFNGEIVVCDRGQIARVQKGANVRAGGAGGFVLANMAADGESTSADQHVLPAVHLGYTASEQLRAWLSDPTGTYTATIMGTTLDLDPSNGDIMASFSSRGPDPATNDVIKPDVTNPGVSILAAYKTDGVSPEPEFAMISGTSMSSPHTAGSAALMRGLYPNWTPDEIKSALMLTADTTVLDSDETTPADPFDRGAGRVDLSMAPYVGFVLDETEANYVAANPSTGGDPRALNIASLADSACLQTCSWTRTLTSTLPITVDYGTSATIMSGTITVEPMTFTLPAGGTQIITVTVDVTGLPDGAWVFGQVDIMPIVTTQGVQVVGGHMPVAVLPTSGVLPDSVTVEARRNAGSYLMPDNISIEITDLTTTMYGPAKGTVETVSLVEDATNGDPYDDLSQVHWVTVTVPVSATRLVAEVFESEAPDVDLFVGTGSTPSEVTEQCKSTTSSFVEYCNIDDPQAGVWWILVQSWAGTGAADDITFSYAVVPGTDTMEMWVTGPMTVPAETPYDLRLYWDIPTLTEGDRYYAAFDVGSNPASPDDIGRVLVDLHRIEDDVQKTADRQVIGTGETATFTITVNPNTLPEDLMYTITDTIPAGLSLVPGSISVSSGTVMTSGNQIVWDLSMSKPGFTYTWTTSDDDPACAVPLSTLDGKPDAYLDLAAFGISADASFSGDTQVFSLSLSGDPANITYFGQPMPNTLYFTDDGFLAFDDPSVYTNPWINRPIPWPDDVNNLLALFWHDFVIQYDAANNYGVTIANLTSGGIPVAHIIEYDDVYEWGAITQTLDMQIFIERDPYAGPYDIIFAYDNISMAMPNWGTVGIENGDGTVGVAPFPYDDINLHDGMAICFDMEPLAQQATLTYQVTVDDGATPGVYTNTVTSTTDNPGSKVETTSASVTVPTYAVSLTPATQTMSAYPGDEVTYTLTLHNQGASTDSFTIQVVGNSWTATAPASVGPLAPGDSDTFNVVVTIPMSAQDGDMDTAAVLVYSQGATQPLDVSPVATAEITTVAKWYKLFAPLILNP, encoded by the coding sequence ATGAAAACGCGTATAGCTGTAATGCTGGCTGTCCTGCTGGCGGCGGTCTCCGTCTTTACCGTTGTGCGAGCGGAACAGCCAACCCCCGCTGCAGGCGAAAAGTTGCAGCTTGAGCCTGCAACCGCCGAGCCCGTTTCTCCGTTTTCGTTGGGTGATGAAGGGCGTGTGATTCAGCCCAAGGATGCCAAGGGCGATGAATGGTATATCGTCCAGATGAAGGAACCCCCGCTTGCATTGTATGAAGGTGGCATTCAAGGGTTGGCGCCCACCGCGAACAGCGTGACCGGTGCGCGCAAACTTGATGTCACCAGCCCCGCAAGCCAGGCGTACCTGGCGTATCTGGATACGTTGCATGCCCAACGGCTGAACGCTATCGAACAGGCGTTGGGGCGCGACGTTGAGAAATTGTTTGATTACAAGGTGGCTTTCAACGGTTTCGCCATTCGTCTGAGCCCCGATGAGGCTGAGACCGTTGCCAAGGTCCCCGGTGTGCGCATGGTGCAGCGCAACTTCTACCGCTACCCGCTCACCGATGCAGGACCCGAGTGGATTGGCGCGCCTACCATTTGGAATGACTTTGCCTACAAGGGTGAAGGCGTCATTGTTGGTGTGATTGACACCGGTATCAACATGGACCACCCCTCGTTTGCTGATGTGGGTGACGACGGATACGACCACACAAACCCGTGGGGAGCCGGCAACTATGTTGGCTGGTGTGATCCCAACAATGCGAACTATGACCCGCAGTGGGTGTGTAATGACAAGCTGATTGGTGTGTGGGACTTCCACGATGCCGTTGGCGATGAAAGCGACGGTCCCGAAGATGGTGACGGCCACGGAAGCCACACGGCGAGCACTGCCGCTGGGAACGTCGTCTATTCGCCCACGCTCTACTCCACGACAGCAACGGATCCCGTCTATCCGCCGACGCCAGTCTTTGCTTTCACCAAGATTTCAGGTGTGGCGCCGCACGCCAACATTGTCGCGTATGACGCCTGTGGTCCTGAGGGCTGTGCTGGTGTAGCGTTGGTGGCGGCTATTGATCAGACGGTTGTGGACGGTGTTGATGTTATCAACTACTCCATTGGTGGTGGATCGAGCGACCCCTGGAACGACGCTGACGCCCAAGCCTTCTTTGGGGCGTGGAGTGCCGGCATTGTCCCGGTGACGTCGGCTGGGAACTCGGGCCCTGGTCCATCGACCATTGGTTCGCCCGCCGATGCGCCCTGGATGATTTCCGTGGGGGCAAGCACCCACAACCGCAAGATGATCAACGCTCTCATCAACATGACCGGCACGGTAGGCACGCCGCCGCCCGACCTGTATGGCACGAGCGTGACGCCTGGCTACGGTCCTGCCCCGATTGTGTACGCTGGCTGGTATGATAACGACGGGGACGGTGACACGGACGCCGACGACGCTCAATGTCTCCAGCCATTTGCTCCGGGGACTTTCAACGGCGAAATCGTCGTATGTGACCGCGGTCAGATTGCGCGTGTGCAAAAAGGCGCCAACGTGCGCGCCGGTGGTGCGGGTGGTTTCGTGCTGGCAAACATGGCAGCTGATGGTGAATCCACCAGCGCCGACCAACACGTCTTGCCGGCTGTCCACCTGGGGTATACGGCAAGTGAACAACTGCGCGCCTGGTTGAGCGACCCCACTGGCACCTATACGGCGACCATTATGGGCACCACACTCGACCTGGACCCGAGCAACGGCGACATTATGGCCTCGTTTAGCTCGCGCGGTCCTGACCCGGCGACGAATGATGTCATCAAGCCGGATGTGACGAACCCGGGTGTGAGCATTCTGGCGGCGTATAAAACGGATGGTGTCTCGCCGGAGCCGGAATTCGCCATGATTAGCGGGACCTCGATGTCCAGCCCGCACACGGCTGGTTCGGCGGCCTTGATGCGTGGGCTTTACCCGAACTGGACGCCGGATGAAATTAAGTCCGCGTTGATGTTGACGGCGGATACCACAGTGCTGGACAGCGATGAAACGACGCCTGCCGATCCCTTCGATCGCGGTGCTGGGCGTGTTGATTTGAGCATGGCGCCCTATGTGGGCTTTGTGCTCGACGAAACCGAAGCGAACTACGTGGCCGCCAACCCAAGTACGGGTGGTGACCCGCGTGCGCTCAATATTGCCAGCCTGGCCGACAGTGCTTGTCTCCAAACGTGCTCGTGGACGCGTACTCTGACCAGCACGTTGCCCATTACCGTGGACTACGGGACCAGCGCGACCATCATGTCCGGCACGATTACGGTTGAGCCGATGACCTTTACGTTGCCGGCAGGCGGAACGCAGATCATTACGGTGACGGTGGATGTCACCGGTCTGCCGGATGGTGCGTGGGTCTTCGGCCAGGTGGATATTATGCCGATAGTAACGACGCAGGGGGTCCAGGTTGTGGGTGGGCATATGCCCGTGGCCGTCCTGCCCACGTCGGGTGTGCTGCCGGATAGCGTCACGGTCGAAGCGCGCCGCAATGCCGGCTCGTATCTGATGCCGGATAACATCTCTATCGAGATTACCGATCTCACGACGACGATGTATGGCCCGGCGAAGGGGACGGTTGAGACGGTGAGCCTGGTGGAAGATGCCACCAACGGTGATCCGTATGACGACCTGAGCCAGGTGCATTGGGTGACGGTGACCGTGCCGGTGAGCGCCACGCGCCTGGTGGCGGAAGTCTTTGAATCCGAAGCGCCGGACGTGGACTTGTTTGTCGGGACCGGTTCAACACCCAGCGAAGTGACTGAACAATGCAAGAGCACCACATCCTCGTTTGTGGAATACTGCAACATTGACGACCCGCAAGCCGGCGTCTGGTGGATTTTGGTGCAAAGCTGGGCTGGTACGGGTGCGGCGGACGACATCACCTTCTCGTATGCAGTGGTGCCCGGAACGGACACCATGGAAATGTGGGTCACGGGTCCCATGACCGTACCGGCGGAAACGCCGTATGACCTGCGTCTCTACTGGGATATCCCAACCCTGACGGAAGGCGATCGCTACTACGCTGCCTTCGATGTGGGCAGCAACCCCGCCTCGCCGGACGACATCGGCCGTGTGCTGGTTGACTTGCATCGCATTGAAGACGACGTGCAAAAGACGGCCGACCGCCAGGTTATTGGGACGGGTGAAACGGCGACCTTTACCATCACGGTCAACCCGAACACCCTGCCCGAAGACCTGATGTACACCATTACTGACACCATCCCGGCCGGCTTGTCGCTGGTGCCCGGTTCAATCTCCGTTTCAAGCGGGACGGTGATGACGAGCGGGAACCAGATTGTCTGGGACCTCTCCATGAGCAAACCGGGCTTCACCTACACCTGGACCACCAGCGACGATGACCCGGCTTGTGCGGTGCCGCTCTCAACCTTGGACGGCAAACCGGACGCTTACTTGGATCTGGCGGCCTTTGGCATTTCCGCCGATGCGTCCTTTTCGGGTGATACGCAGGTCTTCTCACTGTCGTTGAGCGGCGATCCGGCCAACATTACGTACTTTGGCCAGCCAATGCCCAATACACTCTACTTCACCGACGATGGCTTCCTGGCGTTCGATGATCCGTCGGTGTACACGAATCCGTGGATCAACCGCCCCATCCCATGGCCGGATGATGTCAACAACCTGTTGGCGCTCTTCTGGCATGACTTCGTCATCCAATACGATGCCGCGAATAACTACGGTGTCACGATAGCGAACCTGACCAGTGGCGGCATCCCGGTGGCGCATATCATCGAATACGATGATGTATATGAATGGGGAGCGATTACGCAGACGCTCGATATGCAGATCTTCATCGAGCGTGATCCGTACGCCGGTCCGTATGACATCATCTTTGCGTACGACAACATCTCGATGGCAATGCCCAATTGGGGCACGGTGGGTATCGAAAACGGCGACGGTACGGTTGGCGTGGCGCCATTCCCATATGATGATATTAACCTGCATGATGGGATGGCGATCTGCTTCGATATGGAACCGCTGGCACAACAAGCAACGCTGACGTACCAGGTGACGGTTGACGACGGGGCAACGCCGGGTGTCTACACCAACACGGTGACCTCGACGACGGACAACCCCGGTAGCAAGGTCGAGACGACCAGCGCCAGCGTCACCGTCCCGACGTACGCGGTTTCGCTGACGCCGGCGACGCAAACCATGAGCGCCTATCCGGGTGATGAGGTCACTTATACGTTGACGTTGCACAACCAGGGGGCTTCGACGGACTCGTTCACGATTCAGGTGGTGGGCAACAGCTGGACGGCTACCGCACCTGCTTCGGTTGGTCCGTTGGCACCGGGTGACTCTGACACGTTCAACGTGGTGGTGACGATCCCGATGAGCGCCCAGGATGGTGACATGGACACCGCCGCCGTGCTGGTGTACTCGCAGGGTGCGACTCAGCCGTTGGATGTCAGCCCTGTGGCTACGGCGGAAATCACCACCGTCGCCAAGTGGTACAAACTCTTCGCGCCGCTGATTCTCAATCCATAA
- a CDS encoding glycosyltransferase family 2 protein, whose product MPQPTISVVVLTRNEERHLPGCLETLGWADEVMVLDSGSTDRTLDIARAAGVRVEQRPFTHFGDQRQAALEMARGAWVFFVDADERVPPALAEEVQAVVRSQRPEVGWWVPRRNFFWGKEVRYTGWAPDYQLRLLKKGHAHYDTTEVVHEVAAVDGETGYLQTPLVHLNYDSWREFFAKQAAYARYEAERWVIEGRRVRVRTFFLQPLRGFWRRYVRWQGWRDGLLGLQLSLAMAWFEWEVVRLVWQRQQQGGA is encoded by the coding sequence ATGCCGCAGCCGACAATCAGCGTGGTGGTATTGACGCGCAATGAAGAACGCCACTTGCCCGGTTGCCTGGAAACGCTGGGGTGGGCGGATGAAGTGATGGTGTTGGATAGCGGCAGCACCGACCGCACGCTCGACATTGCCCGCGCGGCGGGGGTGCGGGTGGAACAACGCCCCTTCACCCACTTCGGCGACCAGCGCCAGGCGGCGTTGGAGATGGCGCGTGGCGCGTGGGTCTTTTTTGTGGACGCCGACGAGCGCGTTCCCCCTGCGCTGGCGGAAGAGGTGCAAGCCGTCGTGCGCAGCCAGCGCCCCGAAGTGGGGTGGTGGGTGCCGCGGCGCAATTTCTTTTGGGGGAAGGAAGTCCGCTACACAGGCTGGGCGCCCGATTACCAGTTGCGATTGTTGAAAAAGGGGCACGCGCATTACGACACCACCGAGGTGGTACATGAAGTGGCGGCTGTGGATGGCGAAACCGGTTATTTGCAAACGCCGCTTGTGCACTTGAACTACGACTCATGGCGTGAATTTTTCGCCAAGCAAGCCGCCTACGCCCGGTATGAAGCCGAGCGGTGGGTGATCGAAGGGCGGCGCGTGCGCGTGCGTACCTTCTTCTTGCAACCATTGCGCGGGTTTTGGCGGCGTTATGTGCGCTGGCAGGGCTGGCGCGATGGCTTGCTGGGCTTGCAATTGAGCCTGGCGATGGCCTGGTTTGAATGGGAGGTGGTGCGGCTTGTCTGGCAACGCCAGCAACAGGGCGGGGCTTAG